The Impatiens glandulifera chromosome 3, dImpGla2.1, whole genome shotgun sequence genome contains a region encoding:
- the LOC124929693 gene encoding myb-like protein X produces the protein MCGRRKKNGRKVKNNMNKARPHGGGMTRASLEYCDEEQKVNRRKEKLQIKINNDQTTMSTEKEDKASQSSTSSSKATDDHRIKKNNKNKDGPHGGGITQASWEELNEEQKLNRWKERLNINNDQAAMSKKEDKASQSSTSSSKETNDHHIKKNNKNKDGPHGGGITQASWEELNEEQKLNRWKERLNINNDQAAMSKKEDKASQSSTSSSKATNDHHIKKNNKNKDGPHAGGVTQTSLEECDEKQKVNCLKEKLQIKINNDQTTRSEKEDKTSEANISSRKENDDQHIKKNNKNKDGSHAGGVTETSLEECADNEKLQIKINNDQTARSKKEDKTSQANISFSKENDDQHIKKNNKNKARPHARGVTQTSLEECNEEQKVNGLKEKLQIKINNDQTTMSKENKTSQPNISSSKENDDQHIKKNNKNKDGPHAGRVTQTSLEECDEEQKVNRVKEKLQIKINNDQTTMSEKEDKTSPTNVSSSKENDDQHIKKNNKNKARPHGREVKLQIKINNDQTTMPEEEEEEDKASQASTSSSKATNDHFIKKNNKNKALPHGGGMTPAILEGCDEAQKCNSGKEKLQIKINNDQPKSLKKKDKASQSSTSSSKSTDDHHINKNKDGPHGGGMTQASLEECDKEKKVKLQIKINNDPAIRSEKEDKTSQASTSSSKATYDNLIKKNNKNKARPHGGGASLEECDETTQKGNQIDQAPTRHEEKNKRRKTNMEKTTTTHPHGGGMTPCQASTSSSTRTYNDDDYHHIKKTICPRAGGMMPCQASTSSSRRYSTTTHDDDDDDHHIMTIRPRGGGGGGKTRAVLEAFNKGADFILKGLAGST, from the coding sequence ATGTGTGGtcgaagaaaaaaaaatggaaggAAGGTGAAGAACAATATGAACAAGGCTCGACCTCATGGTGGAGGGATGACTAGGGCGAGTTTGGAGTATTGTGACGAGGAACAAAAAGTCAATCGTCGGAAAGAAAAGTTGcaaattaagattaataatgATCAAACTACCATGTCCACCGAGAAGGAGGACAAGGCAAGTCAATCCAGCACCTCGTCTAGCAAAGCAACTGATGATCACCGCATCAAAAAGAACAATAAGAACAAGGATGGCCCTCATGGTGGAGGGATTACTCAGGCGAGTTGGGAGGAATTAAATGAGGAGCAAAAACTAAATCGTTGGAAAGAGAGGTTAAATATTAACAATGATCAAGCTGCCATGTCCAAGAAGGAAGACAAGGCAAGTCAATCCAGCACCTCGTCTAGCAAAGAAACTAATGATCACCACATAAAGAAGAACAATAAGAACAAGGATGGCCCTCACGGTGGAGGGATTACTCAGGCGAGTTGGGAGGAATTAAATGAGGAGCAAAAACTAAATCGTTGGAAAGAGAGGTTAAATATTAACAATGATCAAGCTGCCATGTCCAAGAAGGAAGACAAGGCAAGTCAATCCAGCACCTCGTCTAGCAAAGCAACTAATGATCACCACATAAAGAAGAACAATAAGAACAAGGATGGCCCTCATGCTGGAGGGGTGACTCAGACGAGTTTGGAGGAATGTGATGAGAAGCAAAAAGTTAATTGTTTGAAAGAGAAGTTGcaaattaagattaataatgATCAAACTACGAGGTCCGAGAAGGAGGACAAAACAAGTGAAGCCAACATCTCGTCTAGGAAAGAAAATGATGATCAACACATCAAGAAGAATAACAAGAACAAGGATGGCTCTCATGCTGGAGGGGTGACTGAGACGAGTTTGGAGGAATGTGCCGATAACGAGAAGTTGcaaattaagattaataatgATCAAACTGCAAGGTCCAAGAAGGAGGACAAAACAAGTCAAGCCAACATCTCGTTTAGCAAAGAAAATGATGATCAACACATCAAGAAGAACAACAAGAACAAGGCCCGTCCTCATGCTAGAGGGGTGACTCAGACAAGTTTGGAGGAATGTAATGAAGAGCAAAAAGTTAATGGTTTGAAAGAGAAGTTAcaaattaagattaataatgATCAAACTACAATGTCCAAGGAGAACAAAACAAGTCAACCCAACATATCGTCTAGCAAAGAAAATGATGATCAACACATCAAGAAGAACAACAAGAACAAGGATGGCCCTCATGCTGGAAGGGTGACTCAGACGAGTTTGGAGGAATGTGATGAGGAGCAAAAAGTTAATCGTGTGAAAGAGAAGTTAcaaattaagattaataatgATCAAACTACAATGTCCGAGAAGGAGGACAAAACAAGTCCAACTAACGTCTCGTCTAGCAAAGAAAATGATGATCAACACATCAAGAAGAACAACAAGAACAAGGCCCGCCCTCATGGTAGAGAGGTGAAGttgcaaattaaaattaataatgatcaAACTACAATGCccgaggaggaggaggaggaggataaGGCAAGCCAAGCCAGCACCTCGTCTAGCAAAGCAACTAATGATCATTTCATTAAGAAAAACAACAAGAACAAGGCCCTCCCTCATGGTGGTGGGATGACTCCGGCGATTTTGGAGGGATGTGATGAGGCGCAAAAATGCAATAGTGGGAAAGAGAAGTTGcaaattaagattaataatgATCAACCTAAAAGCCTCAAGAAGAAGGACAAGGCAAGTCAATCCAGTACCTCATCTAGCAAATCAACTGATGATCACCACATCAATAAGAACAAGGATGGCCCTCATGGTGGAGGGATGACTCAGGCGAGTTTGGAGGAATGTGATAAGGAGAAAAAAGTCAAGTTGcaaattaagattaataatgATCCAGCTATAAGGTCTGAGAAGGAGGACAAGACAAGCCAAGCCAGCACCTCGTCTAGCAAAGCAACTTATGATAATCTCATCAAGAAGAACAACAAGAACAAGGCCCGCCCTCATGGTGGAGGTGCGAGTTTGGAGGAATGTGATGAGACGACGCAAAAAGGCAATCAAATTGATCAAGCTCCTACAAGGCACGAGGAGAAGAACAAGAGGAGGAAGACGAACATGGAGAAGACGACGACGACCCACCCTCATGGTGGAGGGATGACGCCATGCCAAGCCAGCACGAGCTCTTCTACTAGAACATATAATGATGATGATTATCACCACATCAAGAAGACGATCTGCCCTCGTGCTGGAGGGATGATGCCATGCCAAGCCAGCACAAGCTCGTCTAGGCGGTATAGCACAACAactcatgatgatgatgatgatgatcaccACATCATGACGATCCGCCCTcgtggtggtggaggaggagggAAGACTCGGGCGGTTTTGGAGGCGTTTAATAAGGGAGCTGATTTCATACTTAAAGGCCTCGCCGgatcaacttaa